One genomic region from Lepidochelys kempii isolate rLepKem1 chromosome 19, rLepKem1.hap2, whole genome shotgun sequence encodes:
- the SMAP2 gene encoding stromal membrane-associated protein 2 isoform X1, producing the protein MQEMGNRKANRLYEAYLPETFRRPQTDQAVEGFIRDKYEKKKYMDRSLDISALRKEKDDKWKRNSESASEKKLEPVIFEKVKMPQKKDEMQPPRKSPPKSTEPVMDLLGLDVPVTSTVPNGRPSSSLEKDLDLFGSVESNSLSDSKVTGSMPTAGSAGSVPENLNLFPEPGSKVEETGKKQLSKDSILSLYGSQTPQMPAQGAMFMAPAPMAYPAAYTGFPGVAPPSSVIGGMMAPPVGMMAQPGAPGMVSPMAIPAGYVGGMQTAVIGVPNGMMSAQQAGYVAGMAAVPQPVYGVQPAQQLQWNIAQMTQQMAGMNFYGANGMMGYGQSMGGGSAQGTNQTLSSQMWK; encoded by the exons ATGCAGGAGATGGGAAACAGAAAGGCAAATCGTCTCTATGAAGCCTACCTGCCAGAGACCTTCAGGCGGCCTCAGACAGACCA AGCAGTGGAGGGCTTTATCAGAGACAAATATGAAAAGAAGAAATACATGGATCGAAGTCTTGACATCAGTGCACTTAGG aaagaaaaagatgacAAATGGAAAAGGAATAGTGAGTCAGCATCAGAGAAGAAACTGGAACCTGTTATCTTTGAGAAAGTGAAAATG CCACAAAAGAAagatgaaatgcagccaccaagAAAAAGTCCCCCTAAATCTACTGAACCTGTAATGGATCTGCTAGGACTTG ATGTTCCTGTGACCAGCACTGTCCCAAATGGAAGACCCAGCAGCAGTTTAGAGAAAGATCTAGATCTCTTTGGTTCCGTGGAATCTAACTCGCTCTCTGACTCCAAG gtcactggctctATGCCAACAGCTGGAAGCGCTGGGTCTGTTCCTGAAAACCTGAACCTTTTTCCTGAGCCAGGAAGTAAAGTGGAGGAAACGGGAAAGAAACAACTCTCTAAAGACTCCATTCTTTCCCTGTATGGTTCTCAGACACCCCAGATGCCTGCCCAAG GAGCAATGTTCATGGCCCCAGCTCCGATGGCATACCCTGCAGCGTACACTGGCTTTCCAGGTGTTGCCCCACCCAGCAGCGTGATTGGAGGCATGATGGCCCCGCCAGTAGGAATGATGGCACAACCAGGAGCTCCAGGGATGGTGAGCCCCATGGCTATCCCAGCTGGATACGTGGGTGGCATGCAGACGGCTGTCATTGGCGTCCCCAATGGAATGATGTCAGCACAGCAGGCCGGATACGTTGCTGGCATGGCCGCAGTACCACAACCAGTGTATGGTGTGCAGCCAGCTCAGCAGCTTCAGTGGAACATTGCGCAG ATGACCCAGCAGATGGCTGGGATGAACTTTTATGGAGCTAATGGCATGATGGGATATGGACAGTCAATGGGCGGAGGAAGTGCCCAAGGAACCAATCAAACCCTCAGCTCTCAAATGTGGAAATAA
- the SMAP2 gene encoding stromal membrane-associated protein 2 isoform X2 encodes MTGKSVRDVDRYQAVLASLLLEEENKYCADCQAKGPRWASWNIGVFICIRCAGIHRNLGVHISRVKSVNLDQWTQAQIQCMQEMGNRKANRLYEAYLPETFRRPQTDQAVEGFIRDKYEKKKYMDRSLDISALRKEKDDKWKRNSESASEKKLEPVIFEKVKMPQKKDEMQPPRKSPPKSTEPVMDLLGLDVPVTSTVPNGRPSSSLEKDLDLFGSVESNSLSDSKVTGSMPTAGSAGSVPENLNLFPEPGSKVEETGKKQLSKDSILSLYGSQTPQMPAQGAMFMAPAPMAYPAAYTGFPGVAPPSSVIGGMMAPPVGMMAQPGAPGMVSPMAIPAGYVGGMQTAVIGVPNGMMSAQQAGYVAGMAAVPQPVYGVQPAQQLQWNIAQMTQQMAGMNFYGANGMMGYGQSMGGGSAQGTNQTLSSQMWK; translated from the exons GGCCACGATGGGCATCCTGGAATATTGGCGTGTTCATTTGTATTCGCTGTGCTGGGATCCACCGGAATCTAGGAGTTCACATATCCAGGGTGAAATCTGTCAATCTCGACCAGTGGACTCAAGCGCAGATACAA TGTATGCAGGAGATGGGAAACAGAAAGGCAAATCGTCTCTATGAAGCCTACCTGCCAGAGACCTTCAGGCGGCCTCAGACAGACCA AGCAGTGGAGGGCTTTATCAGAGACAAATATGAAAAGAAGAAATACATGGATCGAAGTCTTGACATCAGTGCACTTAGG aaagaaaaagatgacAAATGGAAAAGGAATAGTGAGTCAGCATCAGAGAAGAAACTGGAACCTGTTATCTTTGAGAAAGTGAAAATG CCACAAAAGAAagatgaaatgcagccaccaagAAAAAGTCCCCCTAAATCTACTGAACCTGTAATGGATCTGCTAGGACTTG ATGTTCCTGTGACCAGCACTGTCCCAAATGGAAGACCCAGCAGCAGTTTAGAGAAAGATCTAGATCTCTTTGGTTCCGTGGAATCTAACTCGCTCTCTGACTCCAAG gtcactggctctATGCCAACAGCTGGAAGCGCTGGGTCTGTTCCTGAAAACCTGAACCTTTTTCCTGAGCCAGGAAGTAAAGTGGAGGAAACGGGAAAGAAACAACTCTCTAAAGACTCCATTCTTTCCCTGTATGGTTCTCAGACACCCCAGATGCCTGCCCAAG GAGCAATGTTCATGGCCCCAGCTCCGATGGCATACCCTGCAGCGTACACTGGCTTTCCAGGTGTTGCCCCACCCAGCAGCGTGATTGGAGGCATGATGGCCCCGCCAGTAGGAATGATGGCACAACCAGGAGCTCCAGGGATGGTGAGCCCCATGGCTATCCCAGCTGGATACGTGGGTGGCATGCAGACGGCTGTCATTGGCGTCCCCAATGGAATGATGTCAGCACAGCAGGCCGGATACGTTGCTGGCATGGCCGCAGTACCACAACCAGTGTATGGTGTGCAGCCAGCTCAGCAGCTTCAGTGGAACATTGCGCAG ATGACCCAGCAGATGGCTGGGATGAACTTTTATGGAGCTAATGGCATGATGGGATATGGACAGTCAATGGGCGGAGGAAGTGCCCAAGGAACCAATCAAACCCTCAGCTCTCAAATGTGGAAATAA